The DNA sequence CTTTagacatttatgtatgtatgtaatacatacatgcatagaatGTGGTCAAGAGCTATAAAAGGTGGAATAAGTGATGTTTGGATCTCTGACTAGCTGGACGCAGGGGAGATGAATGTGTCCCAGCAAGTTAACAGGTAGACTGAAAATAGTTGGAAAGCACTGTCCTAATGCCCTGAAAGAATATactttcctgctttttttcctctgtgtgaTTCCGTTCTGAGCAGAACCCCACAGAAGAAAGAGTCCAGCAGCCACCCGTTGCCCACCCCACCCCGATTACCCGCTGCCTTTCGTATAACTGCCCCACTGAGAACACGGATATGGATGTGAACCACATCCGGGCGCAAAGCTTCCTCTTCGGTTGTGAGCTCAAGGCTGACAAAGATTTCCACTTCAAGGTGGTGAATGAGCAAACCGAACACCAGCTTTCTTTGAGGACAGTGAGCTTAGGAGCTAGTGCCAAGGATGAACTGCATGTCGTTGAAGCTGAGGCCCTGAATTTCGAAGGCAGCCCAACTACAGTCACTCTGGCATCGCTGAAATTGTCCGTGCAGCCCACAGTTTCACTTGGTGGCTTTGAGATTACCCCACCTGTTGTTCTGCGTCTGAAATGCGGTTCCGGGCCTGTGTACATTAGTGGCCAACATCTAGTCGCACTAGAGGAAGATGtagaagaaaataatgtgaaacttGTCAATCTTCCTGCCAAGCGAGCTGCCTCTGAAATTGATGACAAGATTCCATCAAAAAAGGTAAAACTGtctgaggaagatgaggaagatgaagatgaggaggaagaagaagaggaagaggaggaagatgatgatgaggcagaggatgaggaggagatagaagaggtggatgaggaggaggaggaagaggaggaggaggaggaggaggaggaggaggaagaggaggaggaggaggtggaggtggaggatgaggaggaggtagaggagattgaagaggatgaggaggaagaggaggaggaggaggaagaggaggaggaggaagaggaggaggaggaagaggaggaggaagaagaggaagaggaggaggaagaggaagaagaggaggaggaagaggaagaagaggaggaggaagaggaggaggaagatgaggaagttgagcaTAATAATCCTCTAGAGAACAAGTCTGATTCTGATAGTCCAGCACAGAATGAACAAACGCCCAACATGGAAGAGGAGACAACAGATTCTGAGCCAGTTACCCCCAAATCAAAAAGCCAGGAGTCCTTCGACACTGAGGAAAAGATTCCCCCAAGTCCCCAAGAAGCTAGCTCTCCTGAGGATATTAAAGAAAACATTCAGGCAAGCATGGAAAAGAGTAGTTTATTCTTTCCCCAAAGTAGAAGGCAAATTGCACAGCACTAAAGAATTGCTTTAGGATGTTCAACCCAGAGGCTATTGAGCATCTCAGCCCATTGAaatcttaagaaaataattttaaatttgtttaaaaaatttttccatCAGCATATTTCTTGTTAGAGTTGATATTTGCCTTCCTTTTTATAATGCAGAGTGAGAACCTTCCCCATTGAATCTGATAAATGTCATCCAGAATACTTTGCCAAGAATATGTTGTCCATTAGTCTTTAACAATGCAGTAGTTCTTCCCTTGGATTCATTTATTGGGTACATACATTTGGAATGATATTATAGGAGAGAGTAGTGATGGCAGTCAGACAAATGATGGagagacaaaatagaaatgaaataaattcagcattttaataaaattagGGGAGGGGTCCATCCAACCTGTGATTTTCATCAGTGTGGTGACTTCCTCCGCTGATGCAGCCCATTAGCAACTCCACTGTAACTGTCTAGACTTTTGAGAGTTGCTGGATGCTCCAATCAGTTGGTGATTTATTTGCTTGTTATCAGCTAATATCCAACAGAGGCAGgactggggtttttttgttgggtttttttttattccaaggCTAATAACCCTTTCTCCATTAAACCACACCATCAGTCTTATGAGCTTTGAAAACAAACAGGTTTATTTTGCCTATTTAGTTAATCTTGGCTGCAAAAAAGCAGCTATTAACAAATTTAATTCTTTGTTTCATCTCTACATTTCAGAATCCTATTTATCCCTAGACTTCcatttaaaaattggaaatgCAATTACAGAAAAATCCCCCATATACTAAGTTGAAAACCTTTAGGTTAGTAAGAAAGAGTTTAAGATGTCCAGCAGCTCATCAGAGTGCTGGACACTTCCTGGAATCTGCTACCGATGTTACAGCAAGTTGCTCTAGCCCACTTCCAGGGTTCTAGAGGCCAGGGTTCCTCTATAGCATCTTCCCATACCTATGTTCTTACTCCTACCTTCATGccaacccccaccccagccccagaACTAAGGAATTTTTCCTGTGACTCCCCAGTT is a window from the Notamacropus eugenii isolate mMacEug1 chromosome X, mMacEug1.pri_v2, whole genome shotgun sequence genome containing:
- the HPRT1 gene encoding hypoxanthine-guanine phosphoribosyltransferase isoform X1; translation: MANLSPSIVIEDDEPGYDLDLFCIPKHYAQDLEKVFIPHGLIMDRTERLARDVMKEMGGHHIVALCVLKGGYKFFADLLDYIKALNRNSDKSIPMTVDFIRLKSYCNPTEERVQQPPVAHPTPITRCLSYNCPTENTDMDVNHIRAQSFLFGCELKADKDFHFKVVNEQTEHQLSLRTVSLGASAKDELHVVEAEALNFEGSPTTVTLASLKLSVQPTVSLGGFEITPPVVLRLKCGSGPVYISGQHLVALEEDVEENNVKLVNLPAKRAASEIDDKIPSKKVKLSEEDEEDEDEEEEEEEEEEDDDEAEDEEEIEEVDEEEEEEEEEEEEEEEEEEEEEVEVEDEEEVEEIEEDEEEEEEEEEEEEEEEEEEEEEEEEEEEEEEEEEEEEEEEEEEEEEEEEDEEVEHNNPLENKSDSDSPAQNEQTPNMEEETTDSEPVTPKSKSQESFDTEEKIPPSPQEASSPEDIKENIQNDQSTGDIKVIGGDDLSTLTGKNVLIVEDIIDTGKTMQTLLSLVKQYNPKMVKVASLLVKRTPRSVGYRPDFVGFEIPDKFVVGYALDYNEYFRDLNHVCVISETGKDKYKA